From the genome of Peptoniphilus sp. ING2-D1G:
TAATATCGGACAAAAACTCCTACATGACAGGGCAGATAATTTCTCCCACAGGAGGTATGGGCGTTTAATCAACTTTGATACATCTATTTAAAGACCTCATAAACTCCTTCCAAATCTTTTACGGCACCCAATCCTCTTATTTAATTCATCGAAATTACGGATTGCCTATGTCTATGGGTTTGATTTTATTCTAAACCGGGCAATCACACTGTGATAGCTCAATTCCAAATCCTTTTACTCAATATTGTCATCTCTCATATCAAGGGCAAAAATTGAATAGTCTTTCACCTTATAATAACCCATAACTCCCGCCCCTAAATCGATTCTATCGGCCAACTTATACTCTGTGAAGTTTTCCCCTTTCAACAATTCTCGCATCTGATTTACTGCAGGATAGGAGCAAGGAATTTCATTTTTAAAAAATCAACCTCTCTGAGATTTTTATTCTCACAGAGCTTCTTCAAGTTTTTTTATTCTGTCATGAATATCTTCAAGTTTAACATCCATCTTCTGATTTAAGGTAAGGGCATAATCCACTGCCTCTTGAACTTTTTCATTTTCTTCTTCATTTAAGTACTCCCTTGCTTGTCTCATAAGAGCGTTCAATTCCTCAGCTGCTGTCACCACTTGATGCTCATCGATTATATGAGAGATTAAATAGCCCAACTCCCAATTAACGGTGTGTTTTGTGATTACGGATTTATGATCCACTAAAATTTCTCTAATTCTTAAATCAGTTAAAAATTTGCGGAGAAGATTTCTATCAAAATCTGAAAAAAGGATAAATTCCGTTTCAACATTTTCGCCATTGTAAATTTTATCCTCTTCTTCAGTGTATTTCACGGTGAAAATTTCACCAATC
Proteins encoded in this window:
- a CDS encoding Hypothetical protein (Family membership), translated to MDKKILLYGFEGNRFENIKNLATEYDFEITYADEKDLNKRIGEIFTVKYTEEEDKIYNGENVETEFILFSDFDRNLLRKFLTDLRIREILVDHKSVITKHTVNWELGYLISHIIDEHQVVTAAEELNALMRQAREYLNEEENEKVQEAVDYALTLNQKMDVKLEDIHDRIKKLEEAL